A window from Primulina huaijiensis isolate GDHJ02 chromosome 13, ASM1229523v2, whole genome shotgun sequence encodes these proteins:
- the LOC140956393 gene encoding axial regulator YABBY 5-like isoform X4, which produces MEVPDQLCYIPCNFCNIVLAVSVPCSSLFDVVTVRCGHCTNLWTVNMAAAFQILQPSCQQNAQVPIHSSTEIKVDLGSSSKWNNKLAIQPSITKNPEPKIANRPPEKRQRVPSAYNQFIKEEIQRIKANNPEISHREAFSTAAKNGSEKNQMRRAAIINK; this is translated from the exons ATGGAAGTGCCTGATCAACTCTGCTACATTCCTTGCAACTTCTGCAATATTGTTCTTGCG GTGAGTGTCCCATGCAGTAGCTTATTTGATGTAGTGACAGTTCGATGCGGGCACTGCACCAATCTTTGGACAGTGAATATGGCAGCTGCCTTCCAAATCCTGCAGCCCTCCTGCCAACAAAATGCTCAG GTTCCTATCCATTCTTCAACCGAAATCAAAGTTGACTTAGGCTCTTCTTCAAAATGGAACAACAAGTTGGCCATCCAACCTTCCATCACAAAAAACCCCGAGCCGAAAATCGCCAACAGAC CACCAGAGAAGAGGCAACGAGTCCCATCTGCATACAACCAGTTCATAAA AGAGGAGATTCAAAGAATCAAAGCCAATAATCCGGAAATCAGCCACAGGGAAGCATTCAGTACTGCTGCAAAAAAT GGGTCCGAGAAGAACCAAATGCGAAGGGCTGCCATAATAAACAAGTGA
- the LOC140956393 gene encoding axial regulator YABBY 5-like isoform X1 has translation MEVPDQLCYIPCNFCNIVLAVSVPCSSLFDVVTVRCGHCTNLWTVNMAAAFQILQPSCQQNAQVPIHSSTEIKVDLGSSSKWNNKLAIQPSITKNPEPKIANRPPEKRQRVPSAYNQFIKEEIQRIKANNPEISHREAFSTAAKNWAHFPHIHFGLMLDSNNHVKHNEGSEKNQMRRAAIINK, from the exons ATGGAAGTGCCTGATCAACTCTGCTACATTCCTTGCAACTTCTGCAATATTGTTCTTGCG GTGAGTGTCCCATGCAGTAGCTTATTTGATGTAGTGACAGTTCGATGCGGGCACTGCACCAATCTTTGGACAGTGAATATGGCAGCTGCCTTCCAAATCCTGCAGCCCTCCTGCCAACAAAATGCTCAG GTTCCTATCCATTCTTCAACCGAAATCAAAGTTGACTTAGGCTCTTCTTCAAAATGGAACAACAAGTTGGCCATCCAACCTTCCATCACAAAAAACCCCGAGCCGAAAATCGCCAACAGAC CACCAGAGAAGAGGCAACGAGTCCCATCTGCATACAACCAGTTCATAAA AGAGGAGATTCAAAGAATCAAAGCCAATAATCCGGAAATCAGCCACAGGGAAGCATTCAGTACTGCTGCAAAAAAT TGGGCACACTTCCCTCACATTCATTTTGGACTGATGTTGGACAGCAACAATCACGTTAAACATAATGAG GGGTCCGAGAAGAACCAAATGCGAAGGGCTGCCATAATAAACAAGTGA
- the LOC140956393 gene encoding axial regulator YABBY 5-like isoform X3 → MKVSVPCSSLFDVVTVRCGHCTNLWTVNMAAAFQILQPSCQQNAQVPIHSSTEIKVDLGSSSKWNNKLAIQPSITKNPEPKIANRPPEKRQRVPSAYNQFIKEEIQRIKANNPEISHREAFSTAAKNWAHFPHIHFGLMLDSNNHVKHNEGSEKNQMRRAAIINK, encoded by the exons ATGAAG GTGAGTGTCCCATGCAGTAGCTTATTTGATGTAGTGACAGTTCGATGCGGGCACTGCACCAATCTTTGGACAGTGAATATGGCAGCTGCCTTCCAAATCCTGCAGCCCTCCTGCCAACAAAATGCTCAG GTTCCTATCCATTCTTCAACCGAAATCAAAGTTGACTTAGGCTCTTCTTCAAAATGGAACAACAAGTTGGCCATCCAACCTTCCATCACAAAAAACCCCGAGCCGAAAATCGCCAACAGAC CACCAGAGAAGAGGCAACGAGTCCCATCTGCATACAACCAGTTCATAAA AGAGGAGATTCAAAGAATCAAAGCCAATAATCCGGAAATCAGCCACAGGGAAGCATTCAGTACTGCTGCAAAAAAT TGGGCACACTTCCCTCACATTCATTTTGGACTGATGTTGGACAGCAACAATCACGTTAAACATAATGAG GGGTCCGAGAAGAACCAAATGCGAAGGGCTGCCATAATAAACAAGTGA
- the LOC140991482 gene encoding uncharacterized protein, whose protein sequence is MSRSSEEKGGIRYDSHFLRIEELIKGKTFSREEISHLVAILNSRVDIELEEQSRRDARGDSERVGWIHEIPRTPAGDIQHVIERDTLGNFPEKSDVPVGVGASPIDIARAYMAGRTLEQDRVLRSYTSKGERAEPSNKFSQQPPVPSPFAKSSICWPGAVLNNHHGYETPQSQSRRYGLRDFPRTPYARTISSRSTAKLNANSRFVNTSTPFQQSPSSIYGQVRSTVDSVDDYGSVGPIRRIRNKFASEVRPRESMILSSLKDVPSEKLNSNFFSGILPTAKKNLEPGETSGTSKSLTDANASGFSDNDVSPAVKKILEHLDRNKPTPKEKEAEIKSVNEWKKSSSDAGDIIHEENTVHSGDLASFKNAGLSGLNSTAQINKSTSSSNYFGNFHDKGMNFSATDAVNVIPKAPSTIFFDSGMVPGTNALPSLGFGASSVPVVKNSNVNTFVTTSHGQEKNVFFPQTRLSNGPELKSPINSAASGLSKNHGTKPSLPSISINKPEIRAFNSDNGPSFTFPVCTAADVLSEPPITPSILPSASILPQPTYSFGANKSNPSLVFSFPSTSNDSIDDGSDLKFSFGSDKKTRLSFSSFDADAICY, encoded by the exons ATGTCCCGATCTTCTGAAGAAAAGGGCGGAATTCGTTATGATTCTCATTTTTTGAGAATCGAGGAGTTGATCAAGGGAAAAACTTTTTCTAG AGAGGAAATTAGCCATTTGGTGGCAATATTAAATTCTAGGGTGGACATTGAGTTGGAGGAGCAATCAAGAAGGGATGCTAGAGGAGATAGTGAGCGGGTAGGGTGGATCCATGAAATTCCAAGAACGCCAGCAGGAGATATACAGCATGTTATTGAGAGAGACACACTTGGCAATTTCCCTGAAAAGTCAGAT GTTCCAGTTGGGGTCGGTGCTTCGCCAATTGATATTGCTCGTGCATATATGGCTGGCCGTACTTTAGAACAAGACCGCGTTCTTCGTAGTTACACATCAAAAGGTGAAAGAGCTGAACCAAGCAATAAGTTTTCACAACAGCCACCTGTGCCATCTCCTTTTGCTAAGTCATCCATCTGTTGGCCTGGTGCTGTACTCAACAATCACCATGGTTACGAGACACCACAGAGTCAGAGTAGAAGATATGGGCTTCGTGATTTTCCAAGAACTCCTTATGCTAGAACAATCTCGTCGAGGTCCACAGCTAAG TTAAATGCCAATAGCAGATTTGTTAACACATCAACTCCCTTTCAACAATCTCCGTCATCCATTTATGGACAG GTAAGGTCGACTGTTGACAGTGTTGATGACTATGGATCCGTGGGCCCTATTCGCCGCATCAGGAATAAATTTGCTTCAGAAGTCCGTCCCAGAGAATCTATGATCCTGAGCTCACTTAAAGATGTCCCATCAGAAAAGTTAAATTCCAATTTTTTTAGCGGAATCTTGCCTACTGCCAAGAAAAATCTGGAACCTGGTGAAACAAGTGGCACTTCAAAATCCTTAACAGATGCCAATGCATCAGGTTTCTCTGATAACGATGTTAGTCCGgcagttaaaaaaatattggaacACCTGGATAGAAACAAGCCGACACCTAAAGAAAAAGAAGCTGAAATTAAATCGGTAAATGAATGGAAAAAGTCTTCTTCCGATGCTGGTGATATCATTCACGAGGAAAACACGGTGCACTCTGGAGATCTTGCCTCTTTTAAGAATGCTGGTTTATCTGGCCTCAACTCCACTGCACAAATTAACAAAAGTACCAGCAGTTCCAATTATTTTGGTAATTTTCATGACAAAGGCATGAATTTTTCAGCAACAGATGCAGTCAATGTGATTCCTAAGGCTCCTAGCACAATCTTTTTTGATTCTGGCATGGTGCCTGGTACAAATGCACTTCCATCTTTAGGTTTTGGGGCATCTTCTGTTCCTGTGGTCAAGAATTCAAATGTG AATACTTTTGTCACAACCAGTCATGGACAGGagaaaaatgtgttttttcCACAAACACGTCTGAGTAATGGACCTGAACTGAAGTCTCCCATCAATTCTGCTGCTTCAGGGCTTTCAAAGAATCACGGGACTAAGCCTTCATTGCCATCAATTTCCATCAACAAGCCTGAAATTCGTGCTTTTAACTCGGACAATGGTCCCAGCTTCACTTTCCCCGTATGTACTGCTGCTGATGTTCTCTCTGAACCACCGATAACACCTTCCATCCTGCCATCTGCAAGTATTCTTCCGCAGCCTACTTACAGTTTCGGTGCAAATAAATCAAATCCAAGTCTTGTCTTCTCTTTTCCATCTACTAGCAATGACTCGATTGATGATGGATCTGATCTGAAGTTCAGCTTTGGTTCTGATAAGAAGACTAGATTGTCCTTCAGTTCCTTCGATGCAGATGCCATCTGCTACTAA
- the LOC140956393 gene encoding axial regulator YABBY 5-like isoform X2 gives MKASPSMMITRFHLLCAVSVPCSSLFDVVTVRCGHCTNLWTVNMAAAFQILQPSCQQNAQVPIHSSTEIKVDLGSSSKWNNKLAIQPSITKNPEPKIANRPPEKRQRVPSAYNQFIKEEIQRIKANNPEISHREAFSTAAKNWAHFPHIHFGLMLDSNNHVKHNEGSEKNQMRRAAIINK, from the exons ATGAAGGCAAGTCCCTCCATGATGATCACCAGATTTCATCTTCTCTGTGCT GTGAGTGTCCCATGCAGTAGCTTATTTGATGTAGTGACAGTTCGATGCGGGCACTGCACCAATCTTTGGACAGTGAATATGGCAGCTGCCTTCCAAATCCTGCAGCCCTCCTGCCAACAAAATGCTCAG GTTCCTATCCATTCTTCAACCGAAATCAAAGTTGACTTAGGCTCTTCTTCAAAATGGAACAACAAGTTGGCCATCCAACCTTCCATCACAAAAAACCCCGAGCCGAAAATCGCCAACAGAC CACCAGAGAAGAGGCAACGAGTCCCATCTGCATACAACCAGTTCATAAA AGAGGAGATTCAAAGAATCAAAGCCAATAATCCGGAAATCAGCCACAGGGAAGCATTCAGTACTGCTGCAAAAAAT TGGGCACACTTCCCTCACATTCATTTTGGACTGATGTTGGACAGCAACAATCACGTTAAACATAATGAG GGGTCCGAGAAGAACCAAATGCGAAGGGCTGCCATAATAAACAAGTGA